One Drosophila subpulchrella strain 33 F10 #4 breed RU33 chromosome 2R, RU_Dsub_v1.1 Primary Assembly, whole genome shotgun sequence genomic window, AttacaattaaaattaattatggaACGAGGAATATTCACTCTTTCACTGATAACAGTCGACCTACAGTATACTAATTTGCGATTTTATATCACTCAGAGTGCGAGCAGCTAATCCGAAACATGTTGGTGGTGGAGCCTGACCGGCGATATACTGTCAAACAGATCATAAAGCACCGCTGGCTAAGCGAGTGGCAGTCGGAAATGCTGGAGGAAGAGCGTTTCGAGGCCACGTCCTTTGCACCCGGATCGGGAACGGTGTCCAAGTCGGCCTCCACGTCCTCGCTGGGCAGTGTGGCGGACTCACCGCCGCAGCTGGACTCCGTGGTGATGACGCACATGCTGCAGCTGCCCGGGCTGACCGCCGACATGATCGCGCAGTCGGTGCACGAGCAGAGGTTCGACAACATCTACGCCATTTACAACCTGCTGCAGGACAAGCTGCAGCAAAAGCGACGCGAAAACCAAAGACTGCAGCACCACGCCAGCCTGGCCTACTCCCGATCCCGCAAGACGAGCATCACAACGGGCGTGGTGGACCGCTCGGAGCTCGTCAAGCAGGAATCTCTGGACCGGCTCAGTCCGCTGAGCAGTGCCAATGCCTCCAGCTCGGCTTCGGGCTATGGCTGGTCGGATGTCGCCGTAGATCTGGAGAAGTTTGGTGACTTTGAGCTCGAATGCCTGGCTCGTTCCAATGAGGTAGGCATGGTCGAAACAAGCAAAACATTCAAATTCGCTTAATAACCAATTGACTTTAAAGATACCTACATAGTCTCTTGCAAGACCTTTATTAATTAACCTATCTTTTTTCTAGCCTCCTGTTAATTCGCACCACCTGAGCGCACAGGCTGGCGGAGGCGTCAACGGGGCGAACACGCGACGCCATACGGTGGGACCTGGAGATGTGGCCCACGAACAGGCGCTGGCTAATCCCCATGTGCCACCCATTGACTTCAAGTGTCCACCGCAAAGCAGCGACCCCTACTACCCGGTTAATCTGCCCATGCTGCAGAACCAACCCCTGCAAAATCTCACCATCAAGGACCAGCATCTGCTCAAGCCGCCCGTTGTTATGGGGGCCAGTGAGTATTGGCCATATGCTAGAATCTATTCATtagtataatattttaaaattactcTTGATAGGTTCATTTGGACGCCGTGCCTCGGACGGCGGAGCGAATCTGCACATCTATTATCCCGCCACGGGCACTGTTGTGGGTCCAGCTCAGGGTCAGCAAATGGACACAGCCGGATACTTTATCAATCCCAATTGTGGCACTGACCCCTTGGCTGTGCAGGAGTTGTCTCCGCTAAACGAGCAGGCGGCGGCGCAGATGCAGTGCTGCCAGGAGAATGCCACCGGCGAATGCAACGAGGAGCTCCAGAGGTATACTTTCTCTTAATTTCGTTCTAAGTACATGATGACAATGATTTCCTTCGTAGTTATATGCAAAAGCGAGGATTCACCCAGCGTCACACGGTGGGCTGCACGGACGATCTCTCCGTGACTCACGGACCGGGACCCGGGTCGCAATCCCAGGCGCCAACTACCTCCTCCAATATGCGGCAGCGGCGAACTGGTCTGCTCACGGTCACCGAAAGGCCGCCAGGTGCGTTTAAGTGGCTACCAAGGAAACTTAAAACGAATccttatacattttaaacatATCCAGAAcaaatttgaaacaaattctAAATCTTCTGGAAaacttttgattttgttttgattaaatCCATTTAGTTTATTAGAAAATTCAAGCTGCCATAAAATATTACTTTGGAATATTGTAATaatgttattattttgaataaaCACATCATTGAATCGAAATTACCTTATGATTAAACAACCAAATTGGCTCAAAGTATTAATCAATTTATCTGCATGGCTTCTTAAATAGCTTTTATTTGATCTTAAGTTGAACCACAATGAGTAATATTGTTTCATTAGTAAAtcgatattattttaatacatcaatttatttataattttgttccTATATTGATTTAATGTTTTGCTTTTTGAACTTTCTTTTTATGTAAACATTTTTGGTTTGTTGCAATTGATAATTTTGCATCGCCCGCTACtgcacaacaacaacaacaactacaaccgCTACCGCTCCTGATCTTGCTGCTTAAAAACCCCTTCTACCTATCCGCATAACCGATAGTGATTCCCCCCGAAATAATTCGCGAGGTTGAGTCTCGCATGAACCGCGACTATCTGCCACCCACCCTGAAATCTCTTAGCCAATCGCCCCCCAATGGCACTTATCCTGTGGGCATGGCCCTGCCCTTGGGCATGTCGAAGGGCGTGTCGCCGCCCCACTCGCTGCCCTTGGTGGCGGCCGGCTGTGGCTCCGTGCCCTTGGTGGCGGGCAACAACCGCCGCATCCATCGGGTGGTCCACTCGAAGTTACCCACCGTTCAGGAGGGTGGTAAGTCTTGAGATTTTGTGCTGGTTCCTCCTGGAGTTAGCTTAAGATCAGAGTGTCGAAACGAAactaaaatcattaaaaaattgCTTTATAATAACCAATATCATATGGATCATTCTCACACCCCtgattaatttaaatgtactGTTTTAATCTGcctttcatttcattttagttagcttatacattttatttgagATACCTAAACCACCTTCGTTTATCAAACCGTACTCGAATTCTTTTTGCAAATACTCTATAAACTAAGCTGCGATTTCAATTGGTTCACATTCTCCctccgttttctctttctgtGTTTTAACCCCTGCTGCTTGCCGTTCAGCGACAATAGGACGTTACAGTCCAGTGCGTCGAGCCTCTGAGGGATCCAAGAGCCAGTTCCAGGGACCGCTGCAGGAATGCCAATCCCTGCAGAAAGGTATTGCACAGAGAAACTTTTTGGTTGCACCCAGTCCGCCGCTTTTAGAAAATTCGATCAGTTTGCCAGGTAAGATAAATGAGCAGACCCAAATTAACGCCACAAGCTTCGTCTCAAGCTTATTTCTCTTAAGGAATGTAATTAATTTGTAACCCTGTTTTCTTAGGTTCGCCAATACATGGCAAACCTGGAATGGGCTTGCAGCTAGCTCTGCGGCGTGGCCATGACATTGAAGTTCCTCCGGAGGCCATCAAGAACCTGATGCCCGCCCTGGACCGCCTGGTGAAGGAGCAGAGGGTCAGCTTCGAAATAGCCAATAAGATAATCTCAACGCATGTGGTGCCAATAGATTTGGCTCCGCTTCTGGGTCTAGCAGCTCATGCCTCGAGTGCGGCGGCGGTCAGTGGAGGGCACCTCGATCAGAGTCACCTGTTGCActtgcagcaacagcagcagcagcaacatatgCTCAGCTTCAGTGTTTCCCCACTCAGCCTGCCGCAGGGTGGATCTGTAAATGCCTCTCTGACCTCCGCCAAGCAGATGTTTGGTCAACCGATCTGTGGCTATACGCAATATCCACCCATGACCCTGGCCCTGCAGCCGCAGCATCAACAGCAGCTGGTGGGTCAGTTCAGCAGCATCAACCTGGGAGCCAGCAACTCGAATTCGAGCAGTGGCTGCCAGTCGCCGGTTTACAGTACCAGCTTCAGTGGCAGTTGCTCACCCAATACTTACGTGCCCTGCCCCGGCGGTGGCTCCTCACCGCTGCACCAGATCACCAAGGGCATCTCTGGATTGACTACTGGTTGCGCCGGTGGGTCCATCACCAGGGGCACTTCGGCCGCAAGCGAAGGAGCCGCTGCAGCCGCCGCTGCCAATCAACCTCTGGACCTGTCAATGGATGTTTGTGGCGGTGTGGTGGATCAGCAGCCCACGGACTATGCAGCCACCAATTGGTTTATGCCCACGACACCGTATTATGATCTAAAACCGCTAAATCTATCGCCAGCACAACCCGTAAGGGTCGTGCCCACACCACCAGCGTCACCCAACTTGTGCATCATCCAGGAGGAGAATGGAAACGGGCAGATGTGTCACACTATCAGCACGGGCACTCCGTATGCGGGCTGTACCGGAGGGATTACGCCGCAGATATGCCTCACCGATGTCCAGGGCAGCGAGATAACTTTGGTCGCTCTGTCCTCAGACAATAGTCGCGATAGCGAGGACTCTCTGGAACAGCACACTCCTGTTATGTCTTTGCAGGTAATTACGGTTCTAGCTTCAGAATTTATCAACTTATTGCTATGGTTATGCTTCAGCAATTAGTGGCAAATTGGATATtcattaattgttttttatctTTTGCTAGGGACTGATCATTACCGAGCCCAGCAGCGATATGCCATCAATTACGAGGGGCATTGGACGTAAAGCCAGTCTGGACTGCGAATCGAGCGGAGGAAGTCATTGTCCAGTGGGCATTAGCTCATCTCACGCcgcccaatcccaatcccaggTTCAGACTGAAGCTCAATGCCGGCGGGGCAGTGACAAATCGCTTGGCTTCTCAGACGACTCACTAAGCAATGACTCGAATAACTTGTCGCCCTGCCAGGAGCCATCCGCCAGCTCTGGATTCAAGTCGGACTCCCATTCGGAGATGGGTGATCACACCGAGTGCGGCCATCTGACACCCGATTCCATGTGCGACTCGCGGCGCATGTCGGATGAGATGTGCTATGAGGTGCCGCTGCCACACGAGTGCTCCAATCTGGACTCCACCCGCATCCTGGAGATGGTGAAGCAGACCATCGACTCTACTATGCCGCCCAAGGGCTTTGTGCTGCACAAGGGAAGCATTAGCTCGGAGGACAGCGGCGCCGAATCGCGACATAGCAGTGCTTCTAATGCATCCAGCTCGAATCCCTTGGCCTGCGAGGCGGCTTCCCTTCTGGCCTCACACTCTGCCTATGGAGAGCCAACCACCAATCTCAGTTTGGAGTACTCAGGCGGCCTGCAGATCGAGCTGCAGGTGTGCGAGGGTCGCAGCCGGGATCCCCATGGAGCTGGGAAGGGGATAAAGCTGCGCCGCATTTCAGGGGACCAGTTCGAGTACGGAAAGATCTGCCAGCAGTTGATCAGCACCATCACCATGCAGCAGGTAGCAGGCTAAATTTAGGAGACCCGCCACTGCTAGCTACCCATAATGACTACTCGCCTTGCCTAAACTCTGCGTAGCTGTGATTAAAGCCGATATGTACGATATAGACATCCTAAAACATTAGCAATTGGACAGGAATTAGTTTCCAATTTCCTAGCCAAGAATATCCCTTTCCCGTTTTTCGAGTTCAGTAGCGTaatcaaaatttttaatatcaattatAGACACTTTCTTCAATTGTTCGTCGACCACACCGATTTTTAGGTAGTTTAATTCAACGCGGAACGTGTATATACGtgtagaaatatttaaaatattcgcAAACATATTATACACATTAACGAATTACGCACATGCCAACATAGTCTAGAGAATTTGTAATACAAATTGGGTGGCGCAAGGTTTTGGAGCAACTAAAATACATTCCAGTAGCAGAAATTTCATACAAAGGAAACTAACGTTCGTTCTAGCCGTAAAATATCAATATTTAGAACttaaatatatctatatatcgAGTCGATAATATCGACTACTTTCGACTTTTGTGCAATTCGTAAACGAGATAAAAGTGTTTATTTTGTCAACTCAGTTCAATGACGATACGTACGTTCATCTATACTCGCACGAGATATAGATAACCTAAATGTTAAATATAGGTGATTACTAAATCAGTAGTTAGTTTGCATTGGCAATTCGTAGCTCCGATTAGTGGTAAGCTCTTTATTCcgttaaattttaaacattttttatgaatGTAGTGAAAGTTGGTTCAGTTATTATACACACACGATCAATGGTTAGAGTTATATTCTACGGATTAAACACAACATTGATAAATctattttttaatgaaagaCTGCTGtgattttaaatgtaattaattaatttaaagcgTAGGAAGGAAgaagaaaacaaacaaaaactaCAAACAAACTTGAACCCAATTAGTTATatcattatataaataaataattcaacTTTATCTAATAAATTACCAATTCTCCAAACATTAAATAAAGTGTTTTTTTTACCAAATTTAAACTGTCAAGGATATAACATATTATTGGacaaaaattactttaaataaagtatgtatagatatgtaataactttatttaaaGACAACTTTATATTTCAAATTTGGCGGATGGCCTATCGATTAACGATTTAATTTCCGTTCGATATCGGTTGCTTTCTCTGTGGTATTTTTGACTAGTTGATATACAGCCATACGAAAAGAAgtcaacaaacaaattatttttgttttaaaagtttaaatgCTTTGAATTAAGCATGATTTGCCGTTTGTGCCTCAACAGCGTCAACGATTCGGATACAATACGGATTTTCGAGGACGTTGGCCTTTCCCTTAATGTGGCTAATGTGCTGGCCAAATACTTTTGGTTTGAGGTACTTCCCtcttatgtttttatttttggaaactATTGACCATTGTTATTTTGCAGCCAAAAAGCGATGATCCCATATCCACGGTTATTTGTTTGGCCTGCTGGAATCAGGTGAACGATTTCCACCAGTTCTATGGAGCGGTTGAAAGTGCACATCGATTGCTCACGGAAAGGTTTTCGCTGAAATCTGGCCAGGAGCAGGGGAAAGCAGAGCAAGATGAGGACTTGGAGCTTCAGCAGGAGGGACAGAATGAAGTTCAGGAGGAAGGCTTACCCGCCAGCGATTGCGACAGCGCTTCCTTTACAAATGAACAGTTCCTCAGCGATGTCATAGCCCAGCAGGAGGAGCGAGGTGAATCTAAGGCACTGGAAGAGGAGTTCATCAAAGAAGCATCCGAACTCGAAACTGGCACAAAGGGTCTCCCAGATCCCGAACCCTTACCAACCTTACCCACGGAGGAACGTAGAGAAACGAGATCCACCACCAAAAGTAAATCCCACCAGGCACTCGAACCTACTCTCCCGCCTCCTCAAGAGAAGCCCAAGCCTGCAGTGACCAAGTCCAGAGCCAAGAGAAATAACTGCAAAGCAGAAGAAGCCcctcaaaaaacaaaacgttATGCGGACTATAAGCAGTGCATGCTGGAGATCGATGCCAAGATCGCCGCCCACATGCGACTCACCTGCGACGTTTGCCACGAGGGCCAGGAGACCTTTCTGCTCCTCTGCAAGCACATGCTGCAGGAGCACCGCCGGAAGGGGTATGCCATCTGCTGCAACAAAAAGTTCTACAAACGCTCCTTTCTCACCGATCACATCGATCGTCATGCTGATCCCGAGAAGTTTAAGTGAGTGGTAAAGTGGAGGACGccaatataatataaatataataagaaAGGAGCTCTTAATCAATGAGACTTTTTATTGCAGGTGCACGCAGTGCGATAAGCGGTTTGCGGACAAACAGTGCCTGAGGAACCATGAGCTGCTGAAGCATCATCCAGAGGAGGAGAAGACCTTTATCTGCGAGCAGTGTCCCAAAAGATATACCAAACAGTATCTGTTGGATCAGCATCGTGTTATCCACAAAGAGCGTAATGTTGTGTGCGATCTCTGTGAGAGGAGGTTGGTTATATTTTACCAATCCCTAAGaagttttaaagatatatttgttttggaCAGATTCCCCAACCAATCCCTTCTCTGCACCCACGTCAAGATGGCGCATGGCAACTATGGAACTATGTGCGACATATGCGCCCAGGTCATACGCGGTAGAGCCGCTTTCCAGCGCCATCAGCTGGAGCACGCTGGTGTTACCGAACCCAAGGTTCAGTGCGACATCTGTGGATCCTGGCACAAGAACAAGCATAGCCTCAAGAAGCATGTACGACGTCATAATGGCACTGCTGCTACTTGCGACCTTTGCGGAAAGGTTTCGCCCAACCGCAGCGCCATGTTGAGTCACCAACGATATGTGCATCTCACGGACAGGAAGCACGAGTGTGGCGTGTGTGGAAAGGCCTTTAAGAAGGCCATAACGTTGAAGGAACACATGACCATGCACACGGGCGAGGTGCTGTACAAATGTCTTCACTGTCCGAAGACGTTCAACTCGAATGCAAACCTGCACACTCATCGCAAGAAGTGTCATCCAAAGGAGTTCGAGGAGGCGCGGAAGGCACGGTCCGAGAAGCGAAAGGCAATCGATGAGGAGGCGCCCAGTGTCCTGGCCATCTCAACAGGCGAAGATGGCGAGACCCACAGCATTTTGCTGGCGAACAGCGACGAGGATCTAAAGGCCGACACTATCGAGTTCACCCTGTGTCTTAGTCCTGATACCACAGATTGAACATAATTTCTGTTAAAATTAGTTACTTGGCAGCTGTTACAAATTGGCGACATGGGAGTTGATAGATGACGTTTAGAAAAATAAACTTCACTCATCTACCCATTCGCCAAAATCATTCAAATTGTATATTAGAAACAGACGTTTATTATAAGATCCTTAGGCTAGCAGCGTTTAACAAAATAGACGGATATTTTAAGAGGAATGTTGCTTTAGTTTTGGAACCAATACTAACCCCGTTCACAAATAATTTCCACAGCGTTGGGCTCCATTAGGACAGATTCCAAGCATCGTTGGACGGCTGAGCCTAGGATCTCGTCCAGCAGGAAGTTGACCAGACTGAAAAACAATTGTTTCGATTACCCTAATATTCTTATTGTACCATTCAACTCACTTTTCGTCGCTAACAAACCGCCAGAGATTCATTTGCAGGTAGTGGGCATCTACCTGAATCTGCTGCAGTCCGTATTTACTGAAAGTTCTTAGCCGTACGCATTCCAGCAGGGTCTACAAAGGGAATATTAATAGTCATCATGCCACTTTTTATGTAATCACATACTTTGAGACCAATTTTAATTATGCCCATCACAATCGAGGCCTTAGTGAACTCCACCGAAGTAAAGATCTCAACTCGCTCCGAAAACAAGCGGTGTATGTTGGACACATAGCTGGATTCCAGCTGGGAAGGTGTGTAATTTGACCAGTTGGATCGATATTGTGGCTTGGATGTGGAAGCGAAGTTACTGAAGTACGTTTTGCGGCTGGAATCACTGCTGGCGGTGGTGCGGAATCCTGAAGCTGTATTCGTGGCTGCCTCATAAAGACTTGCCACCACAGTTTCGATGCTGCCAAGCTCCTCCACCACGCGCTTCATCACTGCCCGCACGGAGCGAGGTTCCAGACAGTTTAGCCAATCTCTTGTCTCGACGCTCTTGCGCAGCATTTGCGAGATATTGGTGCCCTGCAGCCGTACATAGGAATCAAGGAGTGCCTGTGCCGTCTCCCGCATTTCCGCACATATTTCAGTTTCGTGGGTAAGTGTAGCACTGTTCTCCGAGTCGATTTCGTATAGGTCATCCACAAGGGCAATCTGAGGAATTGGAATGTTAGAAAATTACACATATAAGTTGTGCAAAGCTTGCCAGTATGTGGACGCCCTGCTGCTCGAGTTCAAGACACGTTTTGGACAGCACTAGCAACAGATTCGGTGGACTGGAGCTGGAAGCATCGCCGAAACCGCACATCACTTTTGCAATGTGCCGCAGAAAGCCGATTAGTAAGTTCTCCCGAATGCCCTCTACGCACAGGGTTCCTTTGTGCTCCGCCTTGATGTTAAACGACCAGTCTGTACGCAGAAATATGAGCAAATCCTGCAGCACGCCTTTGATCTTCTCCACCATGGCCACATACAGGTTACTGATCAGGTCACTGAGATTTAGACCAGCAGCTGCATCGCTCTTGGCGGAAACCAGGGACAACCGAACCGCGCTCAGGCTATCGGCAAAGTGATCCTTCAGGTTTTTCGCGTGGGCATCGCAGAGTTGGTGGGCAGCCGATATAATAATGGAGACGGTGTTGCGTTGAACCTCCAAGCCGCGGCAGATATTACGCATGGCTTGAAGGCGTCTGTGAAGTCGATCCAGAGCGCGCAGCATCACCTGTGTGTCCCCGTAGCCAATGTCGGATTCAACGCGATCCTGGACAAGAGTCAGATACTTGTCGATGCTCTGGTTGAGGAAGACATTTAGTTCCTGTAGTGCGTTTTCCTGGAAG contains:
- the LOC119550923 gene encoding vacuolar protein sorting-associated protein 51 homolog isoform X2: MTETKANPFDMDSSSFDAEKYLERLLKDCSLRQIMDTEAAVVKDTQTLHSDMQTLVYENYNKFISATDTIRRMKDDFKLMETDVNLLMTKMQSITTFSEQITGTLQGTRSQLCRLSEKHSLLKRLQFLSTLPAKLKSLIEEQNYAQAVQDYLHAQKVFAQYGRQPSFDGIQRDCDAIMADLKEQLRKDFQRAGNTAQSLTEIGELLLQLDEKTSDLASEMLTCAGKRLHEQIVMLQDQTERDMLEFVDMGIDGFLNDLALVVTSYFDMFVAKHYEKERDDFQENALQELNVFLNQSIDKYLTLVQDRVESDIGYGDTQVMLRALDRLHRRLQAMRNICRGLEVQRNTVSIIISAAHQLCDAHAKNLKDHFADSLSAVRLSLVSAKSDAAAGLNLSDLISNLYVAMVEKIKGVLQDLLIFLRTDWSFNIKAEHKGTLCVEGIRENLLIGFLRHIAKVMCGFGDASSSSPPNLLLVLSKTCLELEQQGVHILIALVDDLYEIDSENSATLTHETEICAEMRETAQALLDSYVRLQGTNISQMLRKSVETRDWLNCLEPRSVRAVMKRVVEELGSIETVVASLYEAATNTASGFRTTASSDSSRKTYFSNFASTSKPQYRSNWSNYTPSQLESSYVSNIHRLFSERVEIFTSVEFTKASIVMGIIKIGLKTLLECVRLRTFSKYGLQQIQVDAHYLQMNLWRFVSDENLVNFLLDEILGSAVQRCLESVLMEPNAVEIICERA
- the LOC119550923 gene encoding vacuolar protein sorting-associated protein 51 homolog isoform X1 is translated as MTETKANPFDMDSSSFDAEKYLERLLKDCSLRQIMDTEAAVVKDTQTLHSDMQTLVYENYNKFISATDTIRRMKDDFKLMETDVNLLMTKMQSITTFSEQITGTLQGTRSQLCRLSEKHSLLKRLQFLSTLPAKLKSLIEEQNYAQAVQDYLHAQKVFAQYGRQPSFDGIQRDCDAIMADLKEQLRKDFQRAGNTAQSLTEIGELLLQLDEKTSDLASEMLTCAGKRLHEQIVMLQDQTERDMLEFVDMGIDGFLNDLALVVTSYFDMFVAKHYEKERDDFQENALQELNVFLNQSIDKYLTLVQDRVESDIGYGDTQVMLRALDRLHRRLQAMRNICRGLEVQRNTVSIIISAAHQLCDAHAKNLKDHFADSLSAVRLSLVSAKSDAAAGLNLSDLISNLYVAMVEKIKGVLQDLLIFLRTDWSFNIKAEHKGTLCVEGIRENLLIGFLRHIAKVMCGFGDASSSSPPNLLLVLSKTCLELEQQGVHILIALVDDLYEIDSENSATLTHETEICAEMRETAQALLDSYVRLQGTNISQMLRKSVETRDWLNCLEPRSVRAVMKRVVEELGSIETVVASLYEAATNTASGFRTTASSDSSRKTYFSNFASTSKPQYRSNWSNYTPSQLESSYVSNIHRLFSERVEIFTSVEFTKASIVMGIIKIGLKTLLECVRLRTFSKYGLQQIQVDAHYLQMNLWRFVSDENLVNFLLDEILGSAVQRCLESVLMEPNAVEIICERG